The Pungitius pungitius chromosome 10, fPunPun2.1, whole genome shotgun sequence DNA window TGGTTAAAATACCTGGTGTTCTTTTTAAAGTTGGACAAAATCAAGTTTTCACTGCGGGGACAAACTGAGAAATTTTAATCCACTCTCGGCTAAATCATACAATACTTTGAAAAAATGAAGACTCTCATTGGACCCATAATGATGATGTATGATCCACAACTGGTTTCTGGTTGTCTTCACTAACCTTCTACACCATATTTATTACTTTGTGTATACTTTAGCTACTTATACTGTGATTTTTGGCAATTGAGGGGGTGCCATTTGTTCTGTGTTGGGGTGAGATATGGGGGCAgcaactacagtgtgtgtgttggggggggggggggggggagaatgtaaaatgtgtaaaagttcATTGTATAACTAGTCTACTTTTGATAATGaatgtaactttaaaaaaagaaactcttcttcctctttgtctttcttcaaaagatgtgtaacacaaacagacttcaaaggcatttaacaaaaacagtatggcatttattacacttgaaaataaatacaatatgcCCCCCACTTTCTCACACCCATGACACCAAAAAACATTATGGCCGCTTCACTTGTTCATACAAGCAATAGACAAAAAGCACGTGTCAGTACTCACGAATCCCCTGCACCATTCAAAGGGGAAGATGAGCGGAATCCGGGCAATGGACGCTAGGCAGAGCCTGGGAGAGGAACCCGCAGCTAACGGTCTACAACCGGACGTGGGAAACCGATCTCCTTAGTGGTCCACGGTCTTTTTCCCGATCCTCGTCATAAATGTCCTTCTCCTGAACCCGCTGAACGGTCCATATGCTGCTACGTCATGTCGATCTATCAACACTTGTCTCGTCAACTGAATTCACGGCAAAACTAACAGTATGAAAGCCAAGCTAACCTGTATTGTGCTTATGCTAATGGTTAATTGCGATTAGCATCATAACTTTTTTACACTACAACATTTATGTCACAGTAGAGCAAACAATACAAAACTAAATCACATTTACCTCTGGTAGGTAAAGACAAAACCTcgaaactgtaaaaataaggctGTTATATACCTTTTATTCacctgtatatatttttttatactatatatatatatatatatatatatattagggctgtcaaatgattaataattttaatcaaattaatcagaattttcagtggattaatcatgattaatcactatttgcaattacacctgaatcctaaccattttttctttctgaaatgcatacttaagataaataacaggacacagatacataattatcatcatttaTCCcagcagtttatcccactctgctgcggtcggcaaaacaagtttgtgctcctgatggtccagggctgcgatgaccagacatgtctaccctcccgatatttcgggactcccgaatttcaaagcccctcccgaaaatctcccggaccgacctttctcccgaatttctcccggtttccacccgaacaacaatattgctccactATTCGTCACTGGGCGTGCCgcttcagaccgaacaataataaagcttacaccttgaagtcgagcgcggcgattagaactgAAAAacatgagactggcgctgcaaagaaaaccgctagcaccccccacgttgaccgctagccccggcacccccctccccccccggtccacaacattcagcgtggacaggcgcaaacgacttgctgaacctgacggcctgacatatgcctgcaggtggcagtaatgtgttgtataggatgaagtgcattccctagaggaagaggtactttcctgacctgattattttgtcacactgcgcatgcgtgaaatgtgttaaaaaaattgacgtaattaacaacaaacaactaattaacgtcatTAACGGGCTATTTTTGACAgcgctaatatatatatatatatatacagtgatCCCTCGCCTCTTCGCGGTTCACTTATCGCGGATTCGCTATTTTGCGGATTttcataatgcattttttttttttggtgcattgTGCTCTGCATTCTGATTCGCTAAAAACTCACTCCCGCTTCTTGTATCAAAACATCCAACGTAATCGATGGTGGCATGTCGGTGTACAAGGATCTttttgcaaagaagaaaaaagagcgaCAACAGCTGCCTATCACTATGTTCTTCTCCCgaacaaacacacctgcaccgCGGGCTTCAGAAGAAGAGAACACTGCAGAGCGCAGTCAGGATGCAGCGGCCCAGTCTGAAGAGCAGTGAAACGGCCTACACGTGAGTCACTGTATTTGTATACATGTAATACTGTAGTTgctaattgtaaaaaaaaaaaaaaattctatttcGCGGATTTCACTTATCGCGGGTCATTTTCGGAACGTAACCCCCGCGATAAACGAGGGATTACTGTATATCAAATATACACACTTTTAACTTGGTTTTAGAAAACTATttacatcctgatgtctgagtgaATTTTGTGGCAGGGCTAGAGATGTTTTAAACTTTCTTCAAACCCTCAAGACACTTTGTGAATAGCTTTTATCTTTGCCAGGGGAAACTCTTAGATTTGTAGCTCACTTGAAGAAACTCTTTGTACGAGGGAACTGATCTCGTCTGACGCTCTTGCATAACATTGGCAATTCAAGAGTTGGCTAAACAAAACTCACTTACATTTGTTATAGGGCCAAAGGTCAACATTGAAATATATCATAGTAATCTCCAGCGGGAAGGAAGATGATTATGTAAACTATTGTTCTTCAATCTCCATGGAGAAagaaacaacagcagaggtgatgaggtaggaggggtggacccaaagtaaagagacaaatcagttgtaagacaagaagctttggtcagtcagctgaagctgttctgcagcttctcctctcagtgatggaaaccttggtgggaactgaactttgctttccacaactcatcaacacctcctgcagaaagctAACTCGTCCTCACTTAGAAGGaatgttgatttacattttgttgtcctccatctctctgctcactgtagctctcaacctgctggtcatcatttccatctcccacttcaagtagtgacatatttcatttctttgtgtaaAGTGTTGATTAATCACAACATTTTCTGATGTATTTTTTCTTGTGTTGCATATTCTAACCGATTCATTGCAAAAATATTCATGCAAATATCAATATCTGTTTCCCTCCAGGCAGCTCCAGacccccaccaacctcctccttctctctctggctgTCTCAGATTCTTTTGTGGGCCTCTTAATGATCTTTCGAATAATGCTAATCGACGACTGCTGGTTGCTCggtgatctcatgtgttctctttggttgATTCTAGCATCCATTATCATCACATCCTCAGTAGGAaccatggtgctcatatcagtggatcgatatgtggctatttgttatcctctgcattacttcaccaaaatcaaaccaaaaagagttcaagtctgtgtttgtctgtgttggatgtttgctgctttatttaaCAGTTTAATGCTTAGGAATAACCTGCAATATCCAGGCAGGTATAACTCCTGCATAGGAGAGTGTGTCATTTACACAAACTACATTGCTAATATTTTTGATCTGATTGTTACATTCCTTTTTCCCATTACTGTTATTATCATTctatatattagaatatttgtggtggctgtgtatcaggctcgtgccatgcgGTCTCACATTACAGTTGTGACAATGAAAGTAACcgttaaaaagtctgaaatgaaagcagccaggaatcttggtgttgttgtagttgtgtttctgatatgcATTTGTCCATATTTTTGTTTCACTCTTACATCCCAAAATAAGTCATACACAGCTTTATTTGTAACCATTGGAATATGGTTGGTTCATTTTAACTCCTGtctcaaccctctgatctatgccattctctacccctggttcagaaaatcaattaagtTCATTGTTACACTTCAGATACTGAAGCCTGGTTCCTGTCGGACCAACATGCTTTAGAGACACGCTGCATGGGTCTAAATATAAACCTATTGTCTGAACATCAATACAGTTGTATTCATGGTGCATTCTAATCAAGATTCCCCTTTTACCTCAATTAGTTTTACCAGATTTAGTGAAAGAGCAGTTTTCTTAATTAGGTTCACAGGcagacctacaataacctgGTAAAGCTTCACTATCCCCTCTGGTATTTTCCTGTGTTACCCTGCAGCTTCTACCCTTCATCATGAACCTATTCAATGTGAAAAGTGCTAACACATGTAGAACCTTAAAAACAAGGCAAATAtctgaaaaatctgaaaaaacatcaaaatggaATAGATTGTGCTATCAAATAATGTGACAATTGTTTTATGGAAAACTTTTAAAAACCTGGTTATGACTTTAATCTTGAATGACAAATATCCAgagtaaatgaatacatttaatagATGATAAATATATTGTATCTATAAACCAAAGtatcattttttctttaaatttcaTTGCAATAAAGGTTATCAGGATTAACCAATTTTTCCATAATAATATGTTATGCAAGTCATGATTTTTCAAACAACAACTTTGAAGAAACTACAATATCTTTGTTGATTCCTGCATTAATAGACTTTGTGTGTGCTGGTTAGTTTTGGTGTTTGAGAGGGACATTttagcatgtgttcattttgaatgtgtgtataaatgagagaggaattgaaaaataaaagggcgattattgtttttttaggatTACATAACTCAGTGGTTCTCCAACCTTTTCGGTAAAAATCCACTcattgaaataacatttttgttacattttggtttcatgtctctcgtgtccctggggtaactttaCTTCCTGCTTTGTCTTGTCATCTGCATGTGGTCAGAGAGTCATTGtgtcctcgttttttttttttttttttttgtttattgtttatttaaaaggaTCCCCATCAGCTGACGCTGAGACAGCTAGTCTTCCTggggtccaaaaaaaaaaaaaatacatgaaagaaCAGTAATCACAATAACtcaaatatatcatatataaatacacacaaaagacaagaaaagtaACAATTCTGAATGTACCgattaaagtaataaaaatgatgcaaaACACCAGGACACATGATACAACCTTGCTCAACCATTCCAGACGATATTATGatgttgaaaacaaatacagtcTTAAAACCAGTTTTTCCCTTGATTTCACGAAGATTGTTCCAAAGCACAATTGACCTATAAAACACGGTCCTCTTCATAGAGTCGGATTTAGGTAGGGGTAAAGAAATCTGATGACTATTTGCCCCTCTTGTGTAATGTGAATGCATATCTGAATAGTAAATTATATTGTCATAAAGAAATTTAGGAATCCGGATGGTAATGATTCTATGAAAATATACTAACATGTTAGCAGATAGTCTATGCTTGACCACCAGCCAAGCAAGACGGTCATGCATCTCTGCAACACTAGTTTGCAAAGAACAACCAAGAACCAGTCTTGCAGCCTTATTTTGAGCCActtgtaatttatttaaatgactgCTTGCTGCAGCAGACCATACAACAGAACAGTAATCCAGATGACACAAAGCCAATGTACAAACAACACGACTAAACAACCGTGAATTTAGAAATTGTGCACATTTACGCATTACTGCAACAGCTCTACCCATTTTAGCAACCACTTTGTTGATGTGATCAGACCATGACAATGTGGAATCCAGCCAAAGTCCAAGAAGCTTCACCTTTTTTACTTGctgtacattttgaccatttacttgtttaaaataatttttggATTATCAGATAGTCTGTGCTTTAAACCAAATATTATACTCatagttttttaaatatttagaacaagtttatttgttttgatccaGTTATACAATTTCTCACAAGACAGAACCTGATTAAGCTCTGAACATGTGGGGGCTGCATAATAAAGAGTAGAATCATCAGCAAACATAGTCAATGTAGCCTTACTGAGTATATACGGCATATCATTCGTAAAAATCAAAAATAACAAAGGTCCGAGGCAACTTCCTTGAGGAACACCACAATCCAGGGACTTGCTACAAGATAATGCACCATTAATAAAAACTCTTTGCGACCTCTCCGACAAATAGCTCTTAAACCACCTGATTGCTGATGAAGTATATAAGCATAACTAATGAGTTTGGAAATCAAAATGTCATGGTCAATCACATCGAAGGCAGCACTGAAGTCTACTAATAATGTACCCACTAGCATTGAGTTATCAATTGCTGTTAGCCAGCTATCCGACATTTGCGTCATTGCAGTGCAGGTGTAATGACCATTCCTATAAGCATGCTGAAACATCGTAGTCAAATTGTTGTTAGAAAAGTAATCTTGTACTTGCTCAAATACAAACTTTTCCAGTAATTTACTTAGAATAGGCAGAATGCTAATAGGCCTACTATTTGGGCCacagaaagttgtttttgtatCTTTGGGTAAAGGGATTATCTTGCCTCAGCTGATAACTTCAACAGCCGACTATCCAAGTTGTCTGTACCAACAGACCCACCAACAGTTAAAGATCTCAACAACATTTCCACCTGTACAACATTAACCTGATTAAATTCAAAAGTACACATTTTATCTTTCATAATACACCTTTCAATTAGCTCATTTGACTTGGAACCAACAGTGCATTTCATTGTCTCTCTAAAGTTAGAAACcttatttacaaaataattattaaaataatttgcaATCTGTATTGGCTTAGTCAAATAaactataaatacattttataaaataaaaagaagtagATTTTTTCCCCATGATTTTATGAGTACATTCCACATTCTCTTACTATCTGTACCACTATTGTCAATTCtcttctgaaaatattttttctttttcactctatTCTCCTTGGTCACCTGATTccttaaaatacaatgaaatgttCTGTCCTCAAGAGAGTCTGAAAGAACCGCAACCTTTTTAGCCTCTTCCCTTTGAGCCATTAACCTCCTTAACTCAGTATCAACCCAAGGAGCACTTTTGGCTTTAACTGTAAATTTCTTTAATGGAGCATGATTGTTAACAATTCTCATAAATAAATTAAGGGATGCATCCACATCATTAATGTCACTAATCGAATTCCATTTTTGATTTTTGGAATTTCaagtttttgatttattaaaagttttaactttttagagtcctgcctctgcctgtaCCCACCAGTCGTGACAATTCTATGACTCCTCCATCTATGCTTTTTCaaataatgttatttaaaatCGAAAATTGAAATCACTTTCAAATAAACCAGACTGCGCCATCATCATGCAAATGTTCTATCTTGCAAAACATGACATTTGGCAGAAAATAGCTTATTGTGGCTGTATTTACAATGTGCaactttacaaaacaaaattagTGCAGGTATGAGTCAGTAGTAGTGGCTGCAATTAACCTGCTTCCCTCTACAGATCGGATTATCGACTTGATGCGGCCTTTGAATTCATGCTCAAATTTGACcttgaattacattacatgacatttagctgacgcttttatccaaagcgacttacaataagttatTTTcagtagagatacaaactcagagcaatgtcacggtttggttcttcttcctgttttttttggtagtttcatgtctcttgtgtccctgggttagcttcacttccttgcttgtcctgtgattgcctgattgtttctacctttgtccaatcacctgcacctccctagtgtatttaagccctgtgtgcctgttgtcccctgtcgcgtcattgtcaagtCTAactgttgttggagcacgtcttttgtttggaataaagagcacctttttgaagaccctgcgtctgaatCCTCCCTGCGCACCAGCAACCCACCTACCTTGGGCGGGCTCCCGTCGGGCAGTTTTCGTGCGTCGGCAGACTAAAAGCGTCagctttgatgaaaaatgtactttcttgttacttgttcttctgagtttgtatctatgtggaaatgcacttattgtacgtcgctttggataaaagcgtcagctaaatgtagcttaagcgcaagttcagtcaagAAGACAACcggtctgactctgttcgcctcctttgtaattaagtaacagctgattgggggcgtgcacattttagtaaccaatcagattctacacacggtttccttaagccaatcacgttgttgctgtcaatctttaaatgtgttctcctctctgttggctgtcagctgtcatttcagcgtgtagctgaagcgaccctcctccaccccagtcacctccagttggcatcagcgttgttccgggttcgtcatcaggttgctgctattccttacaccacctccaccagtgtctggactccagggggattgggattattggacctcactatccctgccttcggggatagtacgtcatgatggagtccaatcgccaaagaccttgcacaattcatattttatgcttgtgtaataaattattgtcttactattaaacgagtctctcctgattgaaatgacatgtaaatctcctcagtgtgttccGCACCGTCGGCTGAATTTGGTCCTCGTCGGCTTTGTAACGGCCGATTCGACATGTTGAATCGGCGTCGGGGCTTGTTGGTCTGTCgggccttctgatcattctgattggctgctcagccagcgGCACGGAAGGTATTTCCTCTTACGCAGGCGCAGTCGGGTCGGGTGTTGAGAATCGGCTTGGTGTGACAGggcaactttggacccagacgctgccTACGTGAGCCGATTCTGCAGTCTGCTCACATGGGCACTAGTTTGTCggcgtcggcttggtgtgttccaggcttaatGCTGAGAGCCAAGACACTGGGACTGCCCGGGGAACGATAGACCAATGCCCACAGCCGACTCATCGGGGCAAAACCCTGTCACTTGCTCGCCTCCTGCTGGGTGGAGCAAACATCACCCGCCCACATGATACTGATAATTAAAAGCTCTTTCAtagtgctcatttagggagtcactgtcttggcctggttgaggagtgcaaggtcagaggaCAAAGCATAAAGTGCGAACCAGGCAGACACAGATCTGATGAGGATGAGTTAGAGAAGGACCAAgcgccagtttagggccaatagaaatctttccttttataTCTATCAagaataataaaacataatgttcttCCTTATGTTAGTCAGTTGTTCTCCTGGCCTGCATTCTGCCAGAAATgttcctgcctttgcaaacgcagcgctgttactttacctgtgatctgacaaatacaTTTCCCAGTAcaagagaagttgtttggctgaatgtgTACAAAATATCCCCAATCGAGCTTC harbors:
- the LOC119229032 gene encoding trace amine-associated receptor 13c-like, encoding METLVGTELCFPQLINTSCRKLTRPHLEGMLIYILLSSISLLTVALNLLVIISISHFKQLQTPTNLLLLSLAVSDSFVGLLMIFRIMLIDDCWLLGDLMCSLWLILASIIITSSVGTMVLISVDRYVAICYPLHYFTKIKPKRVQVCVCLCWMFAALFNSLMLRNNLQYPGRYNSCIGECVIYTNYIANIFDLIVTFLFPITVIIILYIRIFVVAVYQARAMRSHITVVTMKVTVKKSEMKAARNLGVVVVVFLICICPYFCFTLTSQNKSYTALFVTIGIWLVHFNSCLNPLIYAILYPWFRKSIKFIVTLQILKPGSCRTNML